The genomic DNA GCAGTCGCTGCGCATGGGCACGACGCATATCCGCACGCATGTGGATGTGGACGATGCGGTGGGCCTCGCGGGCATGGAGGGCGTGCTCGCCACCCGGGCCGCCTATGCCGGGGTGATGGAGATCGAGACCGTCGCCTTCCCGCAATCCGGGGTGATGGTCCGCCCGGGGGTGGCGGAGCTGATGGAACAGGCGATGCGCATGGGCGCGGATGTGGTGGGCGGGCTCGATCCCTGTGCCATCGACCGCGACCCGAAGGGGCAGCTCGATCTGGTCTTCGGGCTGGCCGAGCGCTTCGGCAAGCCGGTGGACATCCACCTGCACGAGCCCGGCCAGCTCGGCGCCTTCAGCCTGGAGCTGATCATCGAGCGCACCCGGGCGCTGGGCATGGAGGGGCAGGTGACGGTGAGCCATGCCTTCTGCCTGGGCGATCCGGACCCGGCACTGGTGAACCCGCTGCTGGAACGGATCGCGGCGCTGGACATCGCCATCGCCACCACCGCGCCCGCCAGCCGCCCCGTGCCCGCCGCCGCCACGCTGCGCGGCCTGGGCATCCGGCTCTGCGCCGGCTCCGACGGCATCCGCGACACCTGGGGCCCCTATGGCAATGCGGACATGCTGGAGCGGGCGATGCTGATCGGGCTGCGCAACAACTTCCGCCGTGACGAGGAGGTGGAGATGGCGCTGGACATCTGCACCCGGGGCGGCGCCGGGGTCATGCGGCTGGAGGCCTATGGGGTCGAGCCCGGCTGCCGGGCGGATCTCGTGCTGGTGGACGGGGAATCGCTGGCCGAGGCCGTGGCCGCCCGTCCGCCGCGGCGCCTCGTGGTCAAGCGCGGCCGGGTGGTGGCACGCAACGGCGTGTCCCTGGTCGAGTCGCCCTGACCGTGCCCGCTGCCCGCCCCACCGCGATGTGAATTCCGCCCCCTCCCCGCCCCCGGCATGGTCCGGCACCGCCCCCGGCAGGCGGCGCCGGCCGCCCTTCCTGGGCGGCGCGGGCGAGTTTCACGGCGGAAAGGCGAGGCGCATGGCTCAGGACCGCAGTCACAAGACCATGCTCGGCAACCACCGGCTGAGCCCCGAGACGCTGATGCTGGGCTATGGCTATGACCCGGCCCTGTCGGAAGGCGCGGTGAAGCCGCCGGTCTTCCTCACCTCCACCTTCGTCTTCCGCTCGGCGGAGGAAGGGCGGGACTATTTCGACGTGGTGGCCGGGCGCAAGCCGGCGCCGGAGGGCGGGGCGGGCCTCGTCTATTCCCGCTTCAACCACCCGAACAGCGAGATCGTGGAGGAGCGGCTGGCCCTCTACGAGGGGGCGGAGGGTGGACTGCTCTTCGCCTCCGGCATGGCCGCGATCGCCACCACCATCCTGGCCCATGCGCGGCCGGGGCAGGTCATCCTGCACAGCCAGCCGCTCTATGGCGGCACGGAAACGCTGCTGGCCCGCACCCTGGCGGAATACGGCATCCTGGCCGAAGGCTTTTCCCAGGGCACCGATGCCGGCGCCATCCGCGCCGCGGCGGACCGCGCCATGGCGCGTGGCCCGGTGGCGATGATCCTGGCCGAGACCCCTTCCAACCCGCTGAACACGCTGGTGGACCTCGCCCTGCTCCGGGAGGAGGCCGGGCGCGTCGGGGCTGCCCAAGGGGCAACCCGGGGCGGGAAGCGCCCGCTGCTGGTCTGCGACAACACCCTGCTCGGCCCGGTCTTCCAGACGCCCTTGGTCCAGGGGGCGGATATCTCCGTCTATTCGCTGACCAAGTATGTCGGCGGGCACAGCGACCTGATCGCCGGGGCGGCGCTGGGGTCGCGCGCGGTGCTGCAGCCGGTGCGGCTGCTGCGCGGCGCCATCGGCACGCAGCTCGACCCGCATTCCTGCTGGATGATCGGCCGCTCGCTGGAAACGCTGTCGCTGCGGATGCGGGCGGCGGCGGCCAATGCCGAGGCGGTGGCGGAGTTCCTGTCCGGCCATCCGCATGTGAGCCGGGTGCACGCGCTGGGACCGGACCGGGGCGACGAGGCGACGCGACGGGTCTATGCAGCGCAGTGCAGCGGCCCCGGCTCGACCTTCAGCATCGAGCTGCGGGGCGGGCAGGCCGAGGCCTTCCGCATGCTCAACGCGCTGCGGGTCTTCAAGCTGGCGGTCAGCCTGGGCGGGACGGAATCGCTGATCAGCCACCCGGCCTCCACCACCCATTCCGGCGTGCCGGCGGAGGTGCGGGCGCGGATCGGCGTCACCGACGGGCTGGTGCGGCTGAGCATCGGCATCGAGAACCCGGACGACCTGATCGCCGATCTCGCCCAGGCGCTGGCGACGCTGGACGACTGACCGCCCGCCCCCATGCGGGAGACCACGGGCCGGGGCGGCGGCCCTGGCCAAGCCGGGCCGTTCATGCAAAGGGTTCGCAACAACTTCGCGGCCTCTCGTCGCCCCGGCCGGGCGCGAGGCCACCGGAAAGGCGTTGCGCCATGCCCGAGACATCCTCTCCCCCCTGCCCGCCCCGCCGGGCCGTGCTGCGCCACGGGCTGGCCCTGGCTCTTTCGGGCTTTGCTGCCCCGCTGGCGGCCCCCGCCGTGTTGCGGGCGCAGGAGGCACCCCGCGCGCGTGACCTGCTGGGCCGGGAGATCGCCCTGAAGCAGCCGGCCCGCCGGATCGCCCTGGGCCAGGGGCGCCATCTCGCGGTGCTGAACCTGCTGCATCCCGATCCGGCCAGCCTTGTGGTCGGCTGGGCGGATGACATGCGCCGGGGCGAAGGGGCGGAGTACCGGGCCTATCTGAGCCGCTTCCCGGCGCTGGACAGCCTGCCGGTGCTGGGCTTCTCCACCGGGGTCGGGGTGCTGGAGCAACTGCTCACGGTGAGGCCGGACCTCCTGCTGCTGAGCCGCCGCAACGTCGCCGGCCTGGGCGGCGATGGGGCGGCCGCCAGTTTCTTCGCGCCGCTGGAGGCGGCGGGGGTCGCCGTGGCGGTGGTGGACTTCTTCGTCCGCCCGCTGCGCGACACGGAGCCGAGCCTGGAGATCCTGGGCCGGCTGCTGGGGCGGGAGGAACAGGCCGGCGCCTTCCTGGACTTCTACCGCGCGCGCATGCAGGCGGTGCAGGCGCGCCTCGCCGGGATCGGGGAGAACCGCCCCCGCGTGATGATGCACGCCCATGCCGGGGGGCTCGCCTGCTGCTTCTCGCCGGGCCGGGGCGTCTATGACGACTTCATCCGCTTCGCCGGCGGGCACAATATCGGCGCGGACAGCATCGCCACCGAGACCGGCCAGCTCAGCCTGGAATACGTGCTGACCCAGGACCCGAAGGTCTATATCGCCACCGGCGGCCCCTATGGCGGGCGCGGCGGGGTCAGCCTGGGAGCCGGGGTCGATCCCGCCCTGGCGCGGTCGAGCCTGGCGCAGGTGGTCGAGAGCCAGCACCTTTCCGGCCTCGGCGCCGTGAAGCAGGGCCGGGCCCATGCGCTCTGGCACGCCTTCAACGACTCGCCGACCCATCTGATGGCCATCGAGGCCATGGCGCGCTGGTTCCATCCGGAGGCGACGGACGGCATCGACCCCGCCGCCACGCTGGCGGCGATGAACCGGCGATTCGCTGCCGTGCCGATGCAGGGGACCTACTGGACCGACCTGGGCGCCTAGGCTTTTTCCGGCCCGGGTGCCGCGCCCGGCGGATGGTGCGGTGCTTTCCCGGCCGGCCCGCATGCGGACCATTGTGGAGGTGGCGACATTCTTGCTCTGCTCCCCGTCGCGGGGCCGGTTCATCCCGGCCCTGGGGGACAGCGAGGGGGTACACACCCGATGGACGACCAGACCAACCGCGCCAATCTCGTCCGGCGCGGATTTTTCGGGCTTTCGGCACTTGGCGCCGCGATGGGGACGGGCCTTGGCCTGCTGACGCCCAAAGCGGCGCATGCCCAGGCGGCGGGCAGGAGCAAGCTGCAGGTGGTGAAGGACCGCGGCAAGCTGATCGTCGGCACCGGCAGCACCAACCCGCCCTGGCATTTCGAGGACTCCAGCGGGAAGCTGGTGGGCATGGACATCGACCTCGCCCGGCTGCTGGCGAAGAACCTGTTCGACGACTACGACAAGGTGGAGTTCGTGCTGCAGGGCTCCGATGCCCGCATCCCGAGCCTGGTCACCGACAAGGTGGACATCGTGGTGCAGTGGATGACCGTCACCGGCGGCCGCGCGCAGCAGGTGGAGTTCACCATCCCCTATTACCGCGAGGGCGTGACGCTGCTGATGCTGGCGCGCGGCGGCAAGTACAAGACCTTCGACGAGCTGAAGGCCGCCGGCAGCGCCGTCACCATCGGCGGCATGCAGAACGTCTTCCTGGAGGAATGGGTCCACAAGGCCCTGCCGCAGGCGAAGGTCGATGCCTTCGAGAGCCCCGACGCCGCGATCCAGGCCCTGAACGCCCGCCGCATCGACGCCTCGATGCAGGACCAGTCCGCCGCGCGCTGGCTGATGCAGCAGGCGCCCGGCCGCTTCGTCGATGCCGGCTATGGCTGGATGCCGAACTCCTATGCCTCCGCCGTCAAGCCGGGCGACCAGGTGTGGCTGAACTACGTCAACACCGTGTACAAGGAGGCCATGATGGGCGTCGATTTCGACTACTTCGCCGCCTCCTACAAGAAGTGGTTCGGCATCGAGCTGCCGACGCCCAAGGTCGGCTTCCCGTCCGAGTTCTCCTGACCCTCCCGCCGCCCCGCCGGAGCCTTCCGGCGGGGCCCGCATCCTTTTGCACGCAGCGACCGGGACAGGCATGATCGACTACCATTTCGACTGGTCCGTCATCTGGCGGAACTGGGACCGTTTCGCGGCCTCGCTCGGCCTGGGGCTGGGGCTGGCGCTCGCCTCGCTCGCCATCGGCACGGCGATCGGCCTCTTCTGCGCCATGGGGCGTGTCTATGGGCCGCGCTGGATCAGCTGGCCGGTCTGGACCTATGTGGAGGTCATCCGCAACACGCCGCTGCTGCTGTTGGTCTTCTTCATCTATTTCGGCCTGCCGGAGCTGGGCATCTACTGGCTGGACAAGATCCAGTCCTTCATCCTCACTTTGTCCATCTATGCCGGCGCCTATATGTGCGAGGTCTTCCGCGCCGGCCTCGGCACGGTGCCGCGGCAGTACATGGAGGCGGCCAAGGCCATCGGCATGCGGCCCTGGCAGCGGCAGCGCTACGTCATCCTGCCCGTGACCTTCCGCATCACCCTGCCGGCGATCAGCAACAACCTGATCTCGCTGTTCAAGGACACCTCGCTCGCCGCCGCCATCGCGGTGCCGGAGCTGACCTTCACGGCGCGGCAGATCAACGCCAACACCTTCCGCGTGATGGAATCCTGGCTCACCGCCAGCGCGCTCTACCTCGTCACCGCCTATGCGATCGCCCTGCTGCTGCGGCAGGTCGAGCGCCGCTATGCCGTGATCCGCTGAGGGGGACGGAAGATGGATCTCGACCTCTTTTTCGAACAGGCCTGGCTCGCCCGCTTCTCGCTGCTTTCGGGGCTCCAGGTCACCATCGCCACCTCGCTGCTCAGTATCCTCCTCGCCACCCTGGCCGGGCTGGCGATGGGGGCCGTGCTCGCCTATGCCTGGGCCCCCTTCCGCTGGCTGGCGCGGGCCTATGTGGATTTCATGCGCGGCATCCCGGTGCTGGTGCTGATCCTCTTCACCTTCTACGGGCTGGCGCTGTTCAAGGTGAACGTCACCCCCTTCGCCGCCGGGGTGATCGCGCTGTCCGCCTTCGCCACGGCACATGTGGCGGAGAATCTGCGCGGCGCGCTGCAATCCGTGCCCGCCGGGCAGATGGAGGCGGCCAAGGCCATCGGCCTGACCTTCTCGAAGCGCCTCTGGTACGTGATCATCCCGCAGGCGGTGCGCCGCGCCCTGCCGCCCTGGGTGAACATCTGCCTGGAGATCGTGAAGGGCTCCACGCTGCTCTCGGTGATCGGCGTGGTCGAGCTGCTGCTGGCGACGCAGCAGGCGATCTCGCGCAACTACATGATCATCCAGTTCTATCTCCTGGCGGCGATCCTCTACCTGATCGTCAACTTCGCCATCGCCCAGCTTGGCGCGCTGCTGGAGCGGCGCTTTTCCTATATCCGCAGTTGAGGTCCCCCATCATGAGCCAGAGCGACGGCGCCCAGCCCCTTCTCCGCGCGCGCGACGTGCACAAGAGCTTCGGTTCGGTGGAGGTGCTGAAGGGTATCGATCTCGAAGTGGGCCAGGGCCAGGTGGTGTCGCTGATCGGCGCCTCCGGCTCCGGCAAGACCACCTTCCTGCGCTGCGTGAACCTGCTGGAGGAACATGACGGCGGCGAGATCCTGCTGGATGGGGACCCGATCGGCTATCGCGTCGAGAACGGGCGGCGCCGGCGGCTGAGCGAGGCCGCGGTTTCCGCCCAGCGCGCCCGCATCGGCATGGTGTTCCAGAGCTTCAACCTCTTCCCGCACCTGACGGCGGAGGAGAACGTGATGCTCGGCCTCGTCCGCGTTCTGGGCAAGGGAAAGGCGGAGGCGCGCGACATCGCCGGGCACTGGCTGGACCGCGTGGGCCTGGGGCCGCGGCGCGGGCATTATCCCTACCAGCTTTCCGGCGGGCAGCAGCAGCGCGTGGCCATCGCCCGCGCCGTCGCCATGCAGCCGCGCCTGCTGCTCTTCGACGAGGTGACCTCCGCCCTCGATCCGGAGCTGGTGGCCGAGGTGCTGGGTGTGATGCAGAACCTCGCCGAGAGCGGCATGACCATGCTCCTGGTCAGCCACGAGATGCTCTTCGTGCGCGACGTGTCGCACCATGTCGTCTTCATGGATGGCGGCCGCGTCGCCCAGGCCGGGCCGCCGAAGGAAATCTTCGGCAACCCGTCCAGCGACAGGCTGCGGAGCTTCCTCGGGCGCTTCCACGGCATCTTCGGGACTATGGGCTGACCCGGCCGCCGGTCGCGGCGCCTCGTTTCCGGCGTCGCTCTGTCCCCGGGGGATAAGGCTCCGCCGTCGACGCAGTGCGTCG from Roseomonas gilardii includes the following:
- a CDS encoding amidohydrolase family protein — its product is MTHDLLLRNVRPMGGEATDVLVRGGHVAAWGAGPDAPLEAPGVPVEDGAGALLIPGFVEAHTHLDKSLWGMGWRRHQAGPRLIDKIETERRLKKEWDIDPARQSARQVVQSLRMGTTHIRTHVDVDDAVGLAGMEGVLATRAAYAGVMEIETVAFPQSGVMVRPGVAELMEQAMRMGADVVGGLDPCAIDRDPKGQLDLVFGLAERFGKPVDIHLHEPGQLGAFSLELIIERTRALGMEGQVTVSHAFCLGDPDPALVNPLLERIAALDIAIATTAPASRPVPAAATLRGLGIRLCAGSDGIRDTWGPYGNADMLERAMLIGLRNNFRRDEEVEMALDICTRGGAGVMRLEAYGVEPGCRADLVLVDGESLAEAVAARPPRRLVVKRGRVVARNGVSLVESP
- a CDS encoding cystathionine gamma-synthase family protein, translated to MAQDRSHKTMLGNHRLSPETLMLGYGYDPALSEGAVKPPVFLTSTFVFRSAEEGRDYFDVVAGRKPAPEGGAGLVYSRFNHPNSEIVEERLALYEGAEGGLLFASGMAAIATTILAHARPGQVILHSQPLYGGTETLLARTLAEYGILAEGFSQGTDAGAIRAAADRAMARGPVAMILAETPSNPLNTLVDLALLREEAGRVGAAQGATRGGKRPLLVCDNTLLGPVFQTPLVQGADISVYSLTKYVGGHSDLIAGAALGSRAVLQPVRLLRGAIGTQLDPHSCWMIGRSLETLSLRMRAAAANAEAVAEFLSGHPHVSRVHALGPDRGDEATRRVYAAQCSGPGSTFSIELRGGQAEAFRMLNALRVFKLAVSLGGTESLISHPASTTHSGVPAEVRARIGVTDGLVRLSIGIENPDDLIADLAQALATLDD
- a CDS encoding ABC transporter substrate-binding protein is translated as MPETSSPPCPPRRAVLRHGLALALSGFAAPLAAPAVLRAQEAPRARDLLGREIALKQPARRIALGQGRHLAVLNLLHPDPASLVVGWADDMRRGEGAEYRAYLSRFPALDSLPVLGFSTGVGVLEQLLTVRPDLLLLSRRNVAGLGGDGAAASFFAPLEAAGVAVAVVDFFVRPLRDTEPSLEILGRLLGREEQAGAFLDFYRARMQAVQARLAGIGENRPRVMMHAHAGGLACCFSPGRGVYDDFIRFAGGHNIGADSIATETGQLSLEYVLTQDPKVYIATGGPYGGRGGVSLGAGVDPALARSSLAQVVESQHLSGLGAVKQGRAHALWHAFNDSPTHLMAIEAMARWFHPEATDGIDPAATLAAMNRRFAAVPMQGTYWTDLGA
- a CDS encoding transporter substrate-binding domain-containing protein, whose amino-acid sequence is MDDQTNRANLVRRGFFGLSALGAAMGTGLGLLTPKAAHAQAAGRSKLQVVKDRGKLIVGTGSTNPPWHFEDSSGKLVGMDIDLARLLAKNLFDDYDKVEFVLQGSDARIPSLVTDKVDIVVQWMTVTGGRAQQVEFTIPYYREGVTLLMLARGGKYKTFDELKAAGSAVTIGGMQNVFLEEWVHKALPQAKVDAFESPDAAIQALNARRIDASMQDQSAARWLMQQAPGRFVDAGYGWMPNSYASAVKPGDQVWLNYVNTVYKEAMMGVDFDYFAASYKKWFGIELPTPKVGFPSEFS
- a CDS encoding amino acid ABC transporter permease yields the protein MDLDLFFEQAWLARFSLLSGLQVTIATSLLSILLATLAGLAMGAVLAYAWAPFRWLARAYVDFMRGIPVLVLILFTFYGLALFKVNVTPFAAGVIALSAFATAHVAENLRGALQSVPAGQMEAAKAIGLTFSKRLWYVIIPQAVRRALPPWVNICLEIVKGSTLLSVIGVVELLLATQQAISRNYMIIQFYLLAAILYLIVNFAIAQLGALLERRFSYIRS
- a CDS encoding amino acid ABC transporter ATP-binding protein — protein: MSQSDGAQPLLRARDVHKSFGSVEVLKGIDLEVGQGQVVSLIGASGSGKTTFLRCVNLLEEHDGGEILLDGDPIGYRVENGRRRRLSEAAVSAQRARIGMVFQSFNLFPHLTAEENVMLGLVRVLGKGKAEARDIAGHWLDRVGLGPRRGHYPYQLSGGQQQRVAIARAVAMQPRLLLFDEVTSALDPELVAEVLGVMQNLAESGMTMLLVSHEMLFVRDVSHHVVFMDGGRVAQAGPPKEIFGNPSSDRLRSFLGRFHGIFGTMG